From the genome of Campylobacter magnus, one region includes:
- a CDS encoding peptidylprolyl isomerase, whose protein sequence is MEELKTYEINEAELAKCAYAVLSTERGDINIKLYPKSAPQTVANFAELAKSGFYDGLSFHRVIPGFVAQGGCPYGTGTGGPGWRIKCECVGQKEKHKKGTLSMAHAGRDTGGSQFFICFAPQPHLDGVHTIFGDVEGKDSLKVLDSIKPNDKIVKIEIKESL, encoded by the coding sequence ATGGAAGAGTTAAAAACTTATGAAATAAATGAAGCTGAGCTAGCAAAGTGCGCTTATGCCGTGCTTAGCACAGAGCGTGGCGATATAAATATAAAATTATATCCAAAAAGCGCCCCGCAAACCGTGGCAAACTTCGCCGAACTTGCTAAAAGCGGCTTTTATGACGGACTTAGCTTTCATAGAGTAATACCTGGCTTTGTCGCACAAGGCGGCTGCCCATACGGCACTGGCACAGGTGGACCTGGCTGGCGCATAAAATGCGAGTGCGTAGGGCAAAAAGAAAAACACAAAAAAGGCACGCTCTCAATGGCTCACGCAGGCCGTGATACCGGCGGTTCGCAGTTTTTTATCTGCTTTGCGCCGCAGCCACATTTAGATGGCGTTCATACTATCTTTGGCGACGTAGAGGGCAAAGATAGCCTAAAAGTGCTTGATAGCATAAAGCCAAATGATAAAATCGTAAAAATAGAGATAAAAGAAAGCTTATAA